The following proteins are co-located in the Bathymodiolus thermophilus thioautotrophic gill symbiont genome:
- a CDS encoding DUF1566 domain-containing protein: MKTPLFLTLTFLVSLANAQFCKDYIPNNWQDSRYTNHNSTITDKITGLMWKQCAEGLSHSTGGNDCATGVPSTNTWQEALQVPLSVNTGSGFAGYKDWRLPNVNELRSLAADNCYDPSINTTIFPNAPTSFFWSSSLSSKNSSNAWMQNFADSSNASNKRTIKHHVRLVRSEQ, encoded by the coding sequence ATGAAAACCCCTCTCTTTTTAACATTAACTTTTTTAGTAAGTTTGGCGAATGCTCAATTTTGTAAAGACTACATTCCTAACAATTGGCAGGATAGTCGCTATACCAATCATAATAGCACCATCACCGATAAAATCACAGGGCTTATGTGGAAACAATGTGCCGAAGGGTTAAGTCATAGTACTGGTGGCAATGATTGTGCCACAGGCGTACCTTCGACAAACACTTGGCAAGAGGCATTGCAAGTACCACTTAGCGTAAATACAGGCTCGGGTTTTGCAGGGTACAAAGATTGGCGCTTGCCAAATGTAAATGAACTAAGGTCACTTGCAGCTGATAATTGTTATGACCCCAGTATTAATACAACTATATTTCCAAATGCACCTACTAGCTTTTTTTGGTCGTCCTCACTTAGTTCCAAAAATTCTAGTAATGCGTGGATGCAGAATTTTGCTGATAGTTCTAATGCTTCCAATAAACGCACTATCAAACATCATGTTCGTTTAGTGCGCTCCGAGCAGTAA